From a region of the Candidatus Acidiferrales bacterium genome:
- the uvrA gene encoding excinuclease ABC subunit UvrA, whose protein sequence is MEEKPDTSNITIRGARQHNLKSIDLDLPRDKFIVITGLSGSGKSSLAFDTIYAEGQRRYLETMMAYARQFLEILERPDVDLIEGLSPSVAIEQKTISTNPHSTVGTVTEIYDYVRLLFAKVGTQFCVNCNIPVQQQTHEQILQTILSDLNNKNILLLAPLVIGRKGHYRELFKELMAEGFVQVRVDGSLRDLNEGMEVSRYSTHTIELVVDKLKIQKKVSPRLRDSLKLSLERGAGTVIIHDYDLKKDIFFSRLRSCPKCGTSYPDLAPNSFSFNSKFGMCRNCNGIGLSRNITPDAIVTAPGLSITEGALLFPRRDDFFLMSILNRMLEPHGVNAGTPFKEFDSTIRDLLFFGKNQKGSQKRIKFAGVSISNLGTKFEGLVPMLRNLDFEAYFGDMYKDIEAHLPFTTCEICDGTRLKPESRFVRVIDGDGRSTTIDDVVSGSIDKVENIFKNLTLPKRNQKIAQPILHEIKTRLAFLLNVGLNYLNLNRPSGTLSGGESQRIRLATQIGSQLTGVLYVIDEPSIGLHQRDNERLINSLKSLRDIGNTIIVVEHDRETMENADYIVDLGPGAGEHGGYVVKAGTLKELLSERKASLTAAYLRNEKEIPIRPDKNLRKPSGKSLVIEKASGNNLKEIKVKFPLGLFICITGVSGSGKSSLINDTLYRILGKHFYRLAEQPLPYKSISGIEFIDKVVNVDQSPIGRTPRSNPATYVGVFTAIRDLYAQLPESKIRGYKPGRFSFNVKDGRCPSCEGDGMRKIEMSFLPDVYVKCEVCNGKRFSAATLDVKYKGKSISDVLEMTVEDALQLFTEIPAIKRKLQTMNEVGLGYIRLGQSSTTLSGGEAQRVKLSTELSKVSTGRTLYILDEPTTGLHFEDIRILLDLLQKLVDRGNTAIVVEHNLDVVKCADWIIDLGPEGGEAGGRIVAEGPPREIMKNRNSHTARYLEEYLKNGTDGSAGRNTRRA, encoded by the coding sequence ATGGAAGAAAAACCCGATACAAGCAACATCACGATCCGCGGCGCGCGGCAGCATAATCTGAAGTCAATAGATTTAGATTTGCCCCGGGACAAATTCATAGTCATCACCGGGCTCAGCGGAAGCGGAAAATCATCTCTGGCCTTCGACACAATTTATGCCGAAGGACAGCGGCGTTACCTGGAGACCATGATGGCCTACGCCCGGCAGTTCCTTGAAATACTTGAACGACCGGATGTTGATTTGATTGAAGGGCTGAGTCCCTCTGTGGCAATCGAACAAAAAACCATCAGCACCAATCCTCATTCTACGGTCGGAACGGTCACCGAAATTTACGACTATGTCCGGCTCCTCTTCGCAAAAGTCGGGACACAATTCTGCGTAAATTGCAATATTCCCGTGCAGCAACAGACGCATGAGCAGATTCTGCAAACAATCCTGAGCGATCTCAACAATAAAAACATTCTGCTACTCGCACCGCTCGTCATCGGGAGAAAGGGACATTACCGTGAACTTTTCAAAGAGCTGATGGCAGAAGGATTTGTTCAAGTGAGAGTCGACGGAAGCTTGCGCGACCTCAATGAGGGGATGGAAGTTTCACGTTATTCAACCCACACGATCGAGCTCGTCGTCGACAAACTAAAAATCCAAAAAAAGGTTTCCCCGAGACTAAGAGACTCGCTGAAGCTCTCGCTCGAAAGAGGAGCGGGCACAGTTATCATCCATGATTATGATCTCAAAAAAGATATTTTTTTCAGCCGGCTAAGATCATGTCCAAAATGCGGAACGAGCTACCCTGACCTTGCGCCTAACTCTTTCTCGTTCAACTCAAAATTCGGAATGTGCCGCAACTGCAACGGAATCGGCCTCAGCAGAAATATCACGCCGGATGCCATCGTTACCGCTCCAGGGCTTTCGATCACCGAAGGTGCATTATTGTTTCCAAGACGCGATGATTTTTTCCTGATGAGCATCTTGAACCGAATGCTTGAACCTCACGGCGTCAATGCCGGTACGCCGTTTAAGGAATTTGACTCTACGATTCGCGACCTTCTGTTCTTCGGCAAAAATCAAAAGGGTTCGCAGAAAAGGATTAAGTTCGCCGGGGTGTCAATTTCAAATCTCGGGACAAAATTTGAGGGACTTGTCCCGATGCTTCGTAACCTCGATTTCGAGGCGTACTTCGGAGATATGTATAAAGACATCGAAGCTCACTTGCCTTTCACAACTTGCGAGATCTGTGACGGCACGCGCTTGAAACCTGAAAGCAGATTTGTAAGAGTCATCGACGGCGATGGCAGGTCCACAACAATTGACGACGTTGTGAGCGGCTCGATCGATAAAGTAGAAAATATTTTCAAGAACTTGACTCTTCCTAAAAGAAATCAGAAAATTGCTCAACCTATCCTCCACGAGATCAAGACGAGACTCGCGTTCCTGCTGAATGTCGGTTTGAATTATTTGAATCTTAACCGCCCGTCGGGAACTTTATCAGGCGGTGAGTCGCAGCGGATTAGGCTGGCAACCCAGATCGGGTCACAGCTGACCGGCGTATTGTACGTCATAGATGAGCCTTCAATAGGACTCCACCAACGCGACAACGAAAGGCTCATCAATTCGTTGAAGTCGCTTCGGGACATAGGGAATACCATAATAGTCGTGGAACACGATCGCGAGACGATGGAAAACGCCGATTACATCGTAGATCTCGGCCCGGGTGCAGGAGAACATGGCGGTTACGTCGTGAAAGCGGGAACGCTGAAAGAGCTTTTATCCGAAAGAAAGGCATCGCTGACCGCCGCTTACCTCCGCAACGAAAAAGAAATTCCGATCAGGCCCGACAAAAATTTGAGAAAACCTAGCGGAAAGTCTCTGGTGATCGAGAAAGCCTCCGGAAACAATCTCAAGGAAATCAAAGTCAAATTTCCACTCGGACTTTTCATCTGCATCACCGGTGTGAGCGGATCGGGCAAATCAAGTCTTATCAACGACACTTTGTACAGAATTCTCGGCAAACATTTTTACAGACTCGCCGAGCAGCCTCTTCCCTACAAATCGATTTCCGGAATTGAGTTCATCGACAAAGTCGTGAACGTCGACCAGTCTCCTATCGGCCGGACTCCGAGATCCAATCCTGCGACTTACGTCGGGGTCTTCACGGCAATCAGAGATCTTTACGCGCAGCTTCCTGAATCGAAAATCCGGGGGTACAAACCGGGCCGTTTTTCATTCAATGTAAAAGACGGCCGCTGTCCGTCTTGCGAAGGAGACGGGATGCGGAAAATCGAGATGAGCTTTCTTCCGGATGTTTACGTCAAATGCGAAGTGTGCAACGGAAAGCGATTCAGTGCGGCCACCCTCGACGTCAAATACAAAGGGAAATCCATTTCCGATGTACTGGAGATGACGGTCGAAGACGCTCTCCAATTGTTTACTGAAATCCCCGCGATAAAGAGAAAGCTGCAAACCATGAACGAAGTCGGACTCGGTTACATACGACTCGGCCAGTCTTCCACTACATTGTCCGGCGGCGAGGCGCAGCGCGTAAAACTTTCCACGGAACTCTCCAAAGTCTCCACAGGAAGAACTCTTTACATCCTCGACGAGCCGACCACTGGACTTCATTTTGAAGACATCAGAATACTTCTCGATCTGCTGCAAAAATTGGTCGATAGAGGAAATACAGCCATAGTGGTCGAACACAATCTCGATGTCGTCAAGTGCGCCGATTGGATAATAGATCTAGGACCGGAAGGCGGCGAAGCCGGCGGGAGAATTGTTGCCGAGGGTCCGCCGAGGGAGATCATGAAAAATAGGAACTCACACACCGCTCGCTATCTAGAGGAATATTTAAAGAATGGAACTGACGGATCTGCCGGAAGAAATACAAGGCGAGCTTAG
- a CDS encoding exonuclease domain-containing protein, with product MIKPELADEGRFDDAVFSVVDVETTGSVASGERMIEFAAYKVRNGRIVDEYTTLLNPGRHIPNFIRNMTGISNEMVYDAPSFGEVAGRIYDFLSETIFTAHNSHFDYSFVRNEMAMAGFDFDMPQLCTRKLSSRVFPQLPRKALDHVCRHLGIKISARHRAYGDARATAHLLIELLELIAERHEVVGVDELLRFQNVSASIDRHKNQNVFKNAMMRAPNLPGVYRVHGADGEIVYAGKAKNLKLRLASYLTQNEKDSTKVRKMIQEARGIEFEIAASELAAFMRELQLIRQHQPKFNSLLVNPRRFPFIKLSTESKFDTLDVVYELDGAGRYYGPFENSFIAEQVLLAADKYFKLVKCENDFARPFDPCLYFHIERCMAPCRGDIGISEYEREVEAVEEFLSGSFEKLTSELRLKLDELSKKLEFEEAIEMRDLIEVLEKTSSRLKLLDGPLSRANFVCGWLRENEYELYAVRRGFLTGPKVAADAELESGLKLLLSGSPIAGDFVPLRIILNYALKNPQGFFKIDAKGTESELAQKIKTAVGHVSTAVHK from the coding sequence ATGATTAAACCTGAATTAGCAGATGAAGGCCGCTTTGATGATGCTGTGTTCTCCGTCGTAGACGTCGAAACAACCGGCTCCGTGGCATCGGGAGAAAGAATGATAGAATTCGCAGCTTATAAAGTCCGTAATGGCAGAATTGTCGACGAATATACCACTCTGCTGAATCCCGGCAGACATATTCCGAATTTCATCCGAAACATGACCGGCATAAGCAACGAAATGGTTTACGACGCTCCCTCGTTCGGAGAAGTTGCCGGCAGGATATACGATTTTTTGTCGGAGACGATTTTTACCGCCCACAATTCACACTTCGATTACTCCTTCGTTAGAAACGAAATGGCGATGGCAGGGTTCGATTTTGATATGCCGCAGCTTTGTACCAGGAAATTGAGTTCTAGAGTTTTCCCGCAGCTTCCAAGGAAAGCACTGGATCATGTATGTCGTCACCTTGGAATAAAAATAAGTGCAAGACATCGTGCGTATGGCGATGCACGGGCGACTGCACATTTGTTGATAGAATTGCTGGAGTTGATTGCCGAACGACACGAGGTCGTTGGAGTTGATGAGCTTCTCCGCTTTCAAAATGTCTCGGCGAGTATTGATCGCCACAAAAACCAGAATGTCTTCAAGAATGCAATGATGAGGGCGCCGAATTTACCGGGTGTTTATAGAGTTCATGGTGCTGACGGTGAGATTGTTTATGCAGGCAAGGCGAAGAATCTAAAACTCCGACTTGCGTCTTACCTCACGCAAAATGAAAAAGATTCAACGAAAGTCAGGAAGATGATTCAGGAAGCGAGGGGGATCGAGTTTGAAATTGCCGCGTCCGAGTTGGCCGCGTTCATGAGAGAACTCCAGCTTATCAGGCAACATCAGCCCAAGTTTAATTCTTTGCTGGTGAACCCGAGGCGGTTCCCGTTCATCAAGCTCTCGACCGAAAGCAAGTTCGACACATTGGATGTTGTCTATGAATTGGACGGAGCCGGAAGATATTATGGACCGTTCGAAAATTCCTTCATTGCCGAACAAGTTCTCTTAGCCGCCGACAAATATTTTAAGCTGGTAAAATGTGAAAATGATTTCGCCAGGCCGTTCGATCCTTGTCTTTATTTCCACATCGAAAGATGCATGGCCCCATGCCGGGGGGATATCGGCATTTCTGAATATGAAAGGGAAGTCGAGGCGGTCGAAGAGTTTCTTTCGGGATCGTTTGAGAAACTGACATCCGAATTGAGGCTGAAACTCGATGAGCTTTCAAAGAAGCTTGAGTTCGAGGAGGCGATTGAGATGAGAGATTTGATTGAGGTCCTTGAAAAAACCTCTTCTCGCTTGAAACTCCTTGATGGTCCGCTAAGCAGGGCGAATTTTGTCTGCGGCTGGCTTCGTGAAAATGAGTATGAACTTTACGCCGTGCGGCGTGGATTCCTGACAGGGCCCAAAGTTGCTGCCGATGCTGAACTCGAGTCCGGATTGAAACTCCTGCTCAGCGGGTCTCCTATTGCGGGTGATTTTGTCCCCTTGCGAATTATTCTGAACTATGCGCTAAAAAATCCTCAAGGTTTTTTCAAGATCGACGCAAAGGGAACGGAGTCTGAGCTGGCCCAAAAAATAAAAACCGCTGTCGGTCACGTCTCAACAGCGGTTCACAAATAA
- a CDS encoding tetratricopeptide repeat protein — MKQLLQGASFLLIAFLFGANLVLSGCGSEVQTTDSGQTPPDSVIDSLRTENARLQADNDQLTKTNAQLDQDKKALNAKVADITSKLGQSSQQWQDLQDLQARVSALDSELAVQKQINRDLMAKGAESEKLGTVSPVTSNTEFKKSYDAAVKLCLARKYKQATPQLESLTASSVDDPLMSNAHYWLGMAYYSTKHYDKAVKEFQKTTSYQKSWKAEDAYLMLGLAYVRLGDKDNARSTWESLGQKYPNSKDATQAKKYLSQL, encoded by the coding sequence ATGAAACAGTTACTGCAAGGGGCATCATTTCTTTTAATCGCTTTCCTTTTCGGAGCAAACCTGGTTCTCAGCGGCTGTGGAAGCGAAGTGCAGACGACGGATTCGGGTCAAACACCGCCGGATTCGGTGATTGATTCCTTACGCACGGAAAATGCAAGATTACAGGCCGATAACGACCAATTGACAAAAACGAATGCGCAGCTTGACCAGGACAAGAAGGCTTTGAATGCAAAGGTGGCCGATATCACCTCGAAGCTCGGACAGAGCAGCCAGCAGTGGCAGGATCTTCAGGATCTGCAGGCCCGCGTCAGCGCGCTGGATTCTGAACTTGCCGTCCAGAAACAAATTAATCGCGACTTGATGGCAAAAGGAGCCGAATCCGAAAAACTGGGGACTGTATCTCCGGTCACGTCGAACACCGAATTCAAGAAATCTTACGATGCGGCGGTAAAACTTTGTCTAGCAAGGAAATATAAACAAGCAACTCCCCAGCTGGAAAGTTTGACTGCAAGTTCAGTCGATGACCCCTTAATGAGCAATGCTCATTATTGGCTCGGCATGGCTTACTATTCTACCAAACACTATGACAAGGCTGTAAAGGAATTTCAGAAGACTACTAGCTATCAGAAAAGCTGGAAGGCAGAGGATGCGTACTTAATGCTCGGACTGGCTTATGTGCGATTGGGCGACAAAGATAATGCACGATCCACCTGGGAATCGCTCGGCCAGAAATATCCGAATTCCAAAGACGCTACTCAGGCGAAGAAATATTTGAGCCAATTGTAA